One window of the Dreissena polymorpha isolate Duluth1 chromosome 5, UMN_Dpol_1.0, whole genome shotgun sequence genome contains the following:
- the LOC127831637 gene encoding uncharacterized protein LOC127831637, whose translation MYILKINSVANPVFKHAYKSSATMNNFKITEIRRFSPIVYTDPCNGTIHDSRRTTLFKAFDNVSQYMQGLWDDKSDVYRLANDAEPVIVTAASNNHFPETIGLFANLNLVLRKMKSNVKVIFYDLGLESKNRKWMKAFCNCEYRQFPFNKFPEHVKILNGYAFKPLAIMMVLNEYPFAIWMDTSIRFKQVNISQLFEDARQMNIIGVEGEIAIARITLPGTFSHFDKQPCKFINLTDIQSGFLIARATPFVVKNILKPWVACALLLDCMVPRDGYLPYLFCKKTARCVWRMS comes from the exons ATGTACATTTTGAAGATTAACTCTGTGGCAAATCCCGTATTCAAACATGCCTACAAGTCGTCAGCTACTATGAACAACTTCAAAATAACAG AAATACGACGATTTTCACCCATAGTGTATACTGACCCGTGCAACGGAACAATCCACGATTCCCGTCGGACCACATTGTTCAAGGCGTTTGACAACGTTTCGCAATACATGCAAG GTTTGTGGGACGATAAATCCGACGTTTACAGACTTGCAAATGATGCAGAACCAGTTATCGTAACCGCTGCATCGAATAACCATTTTCCTGAGACAATCGGGTTGTTTGCAAATTTGAACCTTGTTTTGAGGAAAATGAAATCAAATGTGAAAGTGATCTTTTATGACTTGGGTCTTGAGAGTAAAAACCGAAAATGG ATGAAGGCCTTTTGTAACTGCGAATATCGACAATTTCCATTCAACAAGTTTCCAGAGCACGTGAAAATATTGAATGGCTATGCCTTCAAGCCGTTAGCAATTATG ATGGTGTTAAACGAGTACCCATTTGCTATTTGGATGGACACGTCCATACGATTCAAACAAGTTAACATATCGCAACTTTTTGAAGATGCTCGACAAATGAATATCATCGGCGTGGAAGGAGAAATCGCCATCGCTCGAATAACTCTGCCGGGAACATTTTCCCACTTTGATAAACAGCCGTGTAAATTTATAAACTTAACCGACATTCAGTCTGGCTTTTTAATAGCTCGGGCAACACCGTTTGTGGTAAAAAATATACTAAAGCCATGGGTCGCGTGCGCTCTTCTGCTAGACTGTATGGTTCCGAGGGATGGGTATCTCCCCTATTTGTTCTGTAAAAAAACAGCGCGATGTGTATGGCGAATGTCATAG